From one Cyanobacterium stanieri PCC 7202 genomic stretch:
- a CDS encoding transporter, CPA2 family (PFAM: Universal stress protein family; Sodium/hydrogen exchanger family~COGs: COG0475 Kef-type K+ transport systems membrane components~InterPro IPR006153:IPR006016~KEGG: cyn:Cyan7425_1869 sodium/hydrogen exchanger~PFAM: sodium/hydrogen exchanger; UspA domain-containing protein~SPTR: Sodium/hydrogen exchanger; TC 2.A.37): protein MIQYPFFAFLPGPIEDPVAIFLVMMAVLLIAPLVFEKIKLPGIVGLIIAGVFIGEHGLGILERDNTIELFSTVGLLFLMFMAGLETSLDDLKLNGKKATIFGLGTFIVPMIIGTLCFTVLGYNILASVLVASCFASHTLLALPIAIKQGIMRTPVVTIILGGTLIVNILALLVLAVVVKADQGELTAGFWLFLIPSLTVYTFATLFGLPIVGRWFFKKFGRDEGAEFTFVIATLFVVSYVARLIEIEPIIGAFLAGIGIRPLIPPLSPLMNRIQFIGNTLFVPLFLISVGMLVNPATLIEEPRSIVVSAVMIVAAIVGKFIPAWVIGKYFKFRLPSIMVMFGLSVAQAASTLAAITVAYEIDLVDEFTVNGTIAMILVTSVVSPWVTERYGGELKQVQQKALDGEDTSGESFEEEEEEKAKAYRVLVPVANPNTEDNLLNLALLLVNATKGTLLPLNILVDQGDPISEDTKENQGNLLATAEMIAHATSTPVETIARIDSSIDEGIIHVAQERNANLVICGWKGFSTYRENLFGSIIDNLVNYSPVTVLITRFTKPIKNTQRVILAIADNQHNMAGFPEVLNITKALSSQLQSEFFIIHVLSGKPSPMVNKDLAELPVQQMRGNFTKRVLSEVKTGDLLVLVNPIDNHLIGRSALGTVPQAIARSNEQISLMIVNIR, encoded by the coding sequence ATGATTCAATACCCATTTTTTGCATTTTTACCTGGTCCGATTGAAGATCCCGTCGCCATTTTTTTGGTAATGATGGCAGTATTATTAATTGCCCCCCTTGTTTTTGAAAAAATAAAACTTCCTGGCATTGTAGGCTTAATCATTGCAGGGGTATTTATTGGTGAGCACGGATTAGGTATCTTAGAAAGAGACAACACCATCGAATTATTTAGTACCGTTGGCTTACTATTTTTGATGTTCATGGCAGGGTTAGAAACCAGCCTTGATGATTTAAAATTAAACGGAAAAAAAGCCACAATCTTTGGATTAGGCACTTTTATCGTTCCGATGATTATCGGTACATTGTGCTTTACTGTTCTTGGTTATAATATCCTTGCTTCTGTTTTGGTAGCTTCTTGTTTTGCCTCCCATACTCTTTTGGCTTTACCCATTGCCATCAAACAGGGTATTATGCGCACCCCCGTAGTTACCATCATTTTGGGGGGGACATTAATTGTAAATATTTTAGCCCTTCTAGTGTTAGCAGTCGTTGTAAAAGCAGATCAAGGGGAGTTAACAGCAGGTTTTTGGCTGTTTCTCATTCCTAGTTTAACAGTTTATACTTTTGCCACTCTGTTCGGTTTGCCCATTGTGGGTAGGTGGTTTTTCAAAAAATTTGGTAGGGATGAGGGTGCAGAATTTACCTTTGTCATTGCCACCTTATTTGTGGTTTCCTATGTAGCTAGGTTAATCGAAATTGAGCCTATTATTGGGGCATTTTTGGCGGGGATTGGTATTCGCCCTCTGATTCCTCCCCTTAGTCCATTGATGAATCGAATTCAGTTTATTGGCAATACTCTTTTTGTGCCATTATTCCTGATTTCTGTGGGTATGCTGGTAAATCCTGCCACTTTGATTGAAGAGCCTAGATCTATTGTAGTTTCTGCGGTGATGATTGTGGCGGCCATTGTGGGTAAATTTATTCCTGCTTGGGTCATTGGTAAATATTTTAAATTTAGGCTACCGAGTATTATGGTAATGTTTGGGTTGTCTGTGGCTCAGGCGGCTTCTACTTTGGCGGCGATTACCGTTGCTTATGAGATTGATTTGGTGGATGAGTTTACGGTAAATGGTACTATTGCCATGATTTTAGTTACCAGTGTAGTTTCTCCTTGGGTAACGGAACGTTATGGCGGCGAGTTGAAACAAGTTCAGCAAAAGGCTTTGGATGGTGAAGATACTTCTGGAGAGTCTTTTGAGGAGGAAGAGGAGGAAAAAGCTAAGGCTTATCGGGTGTTGGTGCCTGTGGCGAATCCCAATACTGAGGATAATTTACTTAATTTGGCTTTACTATTGGTTAATGCCACTAAAGGAACTTTATTACCTTTGAATATTTTAGTGGATCAAGGGGATCCGATTTCTGAAGATACCAAGGAAAATCAAGGAAATTTATTGGCAACGGCGGAAATGATTGCCCATGCTACTTCTACTCCTGTGGAAACTATTGCCCGTATTGATAGTTCTATTGATGAGGGTATCATTCATGTGGCACAGGAACGCAATGCCAATTTAGTTATTTGTGGTTGGAAGGGTTTTTCTACTTATCGGGAAAATTTGTTCGGTAGTATTATCGATAATTTGGTCAATTATTCCCCTGTGACGGTGTTGATTACCCGTTTTACTAAGCCTATTAAAAACACTCAGAGGGTTATTTTGGCGATCGCCGATAATCAGCATAATATGGCGGGTTTTCCCGAGGTGTTGAATATTACTAAGGCTTTATCTTCTCAGTTACAGAGTGAGTTTTTCATTATCCATGTATTATCGGGTAAACCTAGCCCGATGGTGAATAAGGATTTGGCAGAGTTACCTGTTCAGCAAATGCGAGGAAATTTTACTAAAAGGGTATTGAGCGAAGTAAAAACTGGGGATTTGTTGGTGTTGGTTAATCCTATTGATAATCATCTCATTGGTAGGTCTGCTTTAGGTACTGTACCACAGGCGATCGCCCGTAGCAATGAACAAATTTCTCTGATGATAGTTAATATACGATAG
- a CDS encoding Glucosylceramidase (PFAM: beta-Glucocerebrosidase 2 N terminal; Protein of unknown function, DUF608~COGs: COG4354 bile acid beta-glucosidase~InterPro IPR014551~KEGG: cyc:PCC7424_0277 protein of unknown function DUF608~PRIAM: Glucosylceramidase~SPTR: Putative uncharacterized protein), with protein MLKIELPNIPPQSWQCEIGKKWDNPYTVRYESNLDDGPNHGMPLGGFGAGCIGRAPSGDFNLWHIDGGNHTFETLPACQFAVFEHSEGEDAQVYALSTNAPEDGSLSSWSWYPQGKGTYSALYPRSWFSYEGVFKSQLVCEQFSPVWAGSYQESSYPMAVFEWSIHNPTDKPITMSIMVSWQNTVGWFTNAIKSPTVKVRDDGSPEYEYKPRWGNSTGNLNQWIQDGFRVGCLFDRIRLEDEPTEGEGQWAIATTTNPTLEVFYHTRWNPKGDGSEIWDRFAMNGSLPDFQDETPAEPGEQIAGAMAIRFTIRPGKTKKIPFILGWDFPVTEFAQGVNYFRRYTDFFGRNGRNVWSMIRTGLKHHDMWQNKVKMWQEPILSRSNLPDWLKMALFNELYLLTQGGTLWTAATEDDPVGQFGVLECIDYRWYESLDVRLYGSFGLLQLFPRLEKSVMEAFSRAIPTADDTPRIIGYNGASAIRKAKGATPHDLGAPNEHPWIKSNYTSYQDCNLWKDLGSDFVLLVYRDYLYTGKNDQDFLWECWDSVVETLHYVKGFDLDNDGIPENSGAPDQTFDDWRLQGISAYCGGLWICALEAAIAIGTILLDNPPVNPALEKENAQENIQGAIALFRQWLHQSRAIYHDTLWNGEYYNLDSKSGSDVVMADQLCGQYYAQLLKLPDVVEKEYVTATLNKIYDACYLKFHNGTLGIANGVKPDGSPEKENDTHPLEIWTGINYGIVAFMILNGMKEEGLKVAETVVNQVYSNGLQFRTPEAITAVNTFRASHYLRAMAIWAIYQALS; from the coding sequence ATGCTCAAAATCGAACTACCCAATATTCCTCCTCAATCTTGGCAATGTGAAATCGGTAAAAAATGGGATAATCCCTATACTGTGCGCTACGAGAGTAATTTGGATGATGGGCCAAACCATGGGATGCCTTTGGGAGGTTTTGGGGCAGGTTGTATCGGTAGGGCGCCTAGTGGAGATTTTAATTTGTGGCACATTGACGGGGGAAATCATACCTTTGAGACTCTTCCCGCTTGTCAGTTTGCGGTATTTGAACATTCCGAGGGGGAAGATGCCCAAGTATATGCCCTCAGTACCAATGCGCCGGAAGATGGTAGTTTATCGAGTTGGTCATGGTATCCTCAAGGAAAGGGTACTTATTCGGCACTGTATCCCCGTAGCTGGTTTAGTTATGAAGGGGTGTTTAAATCCCAGTTGGTGTGTGAACAATTTTCTCCCGTCTGGGCAGGAAGTTATCAGGAGTCTAGTTATCCCATGGCAGTGTTTGAGTGGAGTATTCATAACCCCACAGACAAGCCCATTACCATGAGTATTATGGTATCTTGGCAAAATACGGTGGGTTGGTTTACCAATGCCATTAAATCCCCTACGGTGAAGGTGAGGGATGATGGTAGCCCTGAATATGAGTATAAACCCCGTTGGGGCAACAGTACGGGCAATCTTAATCAATGGATACAGGATGGTTTTCGGGTAGGTTGTTTATTCGATCGCATCAGGTTGGAAGATGAACCCACGGAAGGAGAAGGGCAATGGGCGATCGCAACTACTACCAATCCTACCTTAGAAGTATTTTATCACACCCGTTGGAACCCCAAGGGAGACGGGAGCGAAATCTGGGATAGATTTGCCATGAATGGCTCTCTGCCTGACTTTCAAGACGAAACCCCCGCCGAACCGGGGGAACAAATTGCGGGGGCAATGGCAATCAGATTTACTATTCGCCCTGGAAAAACCAAAAAGATTCCTTTTATTTTAGGGTGGGATTTCCCTGTAACGGAATTTGCCCAAGGAGTTAATTATTTTCGTCGCTATACGGACTTTTTTGGCAGAAATGGGCGTAATGTGTGGTCAATGATTCGCACGGGCTTAAAACACCATGATATGTGGCAAAATAAGGTAAAAATGTGGCAAGAGCCGATTTTGAGTCGTTCTAATTTACCCGACTGGTTAAAAATGGCTCTGTTTAATGAATTATACTTGCTTACCCAAGGGGGTACATTGTGGACAGCTGCCACGGAGGATGATCCTGTGGGTCAATTTGGGGTGTTAGAATGTATTGATTACCGTTGGTATGAAAGTTTAGATGTCCGTTTATACGGCTCTTTTGGACTTCTGCAACTTTTCCCCCGTCTCGAAAAGTCCGTTATGGAAGCCTTTTCCCGTGCCATTCCCACGGCGGATGATACCCCCCGCATTATCGGTTATAACGGTGCTTCAGCCATTCGGAAGGCAAAGGGGGCAACTCCCCACGATTTGGGCGCACCCAATGAACATCCTTGGATAAAAAGCAACTATACCAGTTACCAAGATTGTAATTTGTGGAAGGATTTGGGTTCGGATTTTGTGCTGTTGGTATATCGGGATTATCTTTATACAGGCAAAAATGATCAGGATTTCCTCTGGGAATGTTGGGATAGTGTGGTGGAAACTTTGCACTATGTGAAGGGTTTTGACCTTGATAATGATGGTATTCCCGAAAATTCCGGCGCCCCTGATCAAACTTTTGATGACTGGCGTTTACAGGGTATTAGTGCCTATTGTGGTGGTTTGTGGATATGTGCGTTGGAAGCTGCGATCGCCATTGGTACTATATTATTAGATAATCCCCCCGTAAATCCTGCTTTGGAAAAGGAAAACGCTCAGGAAAATATCCAAGGTGCGATCGCCCTTTTCCGCCAATGGTTACATCAGTCAAGGGCAATTTACCATGATACCCTCTGGAATGGGGAATATTACAACCTAGACAGTAAGAGCGGTTCAGATGTAGTAATGGCAGATCAACTCTGTGGACAATATTACGCCCAATTGTTAAAGTTACCCGATGTGGTGGAAAAGGAATATGTCACCGCCACCCTCAACAAAATTTATGATGCTTGTTACCTCAAATTCCATAACGGCACCCTCGGTATTGCTAACGGGGTTAAACCCGATGGAAGCCCAGAAAAAGAAAATGATACCCACCCCCTCGAAATTTGGACAGGGATTAACTATGGCATCGTCGCTTTTATGATTCTTAATGGCATGAAGGAGGAGGGATTAAAAGTAGCGGAAACCGTGGTTAATCAGGTGTATAGCAATGGTTTACAATTCCGCACCCCCGAAGCGATTACGGCGGTTAATACTTTCCGCGCTAGTCATTACCTACGGGCGATGGCGATTTGGGCTATTTATCAGGCTTTGAGTTAA
- a CDS encoding hypothetical protein (PFAM: Restriction endonuclease~KEGG: hla:Hlac_3258 restriction endonuclease~SPTR: Restriction endonuclease): MSDLDKALREFEAVEANLSKIEKCWNILDKQVARGIVFGINTVYEDACRFYRHLLSGLPLINGWQPTTLPLELDDIAQSRSHALELREVSIEIEVRHRVERLGKELRKYRFLFDKKRRQLVQNIIIQTCNEIDHLLDQLQVIFPIDETSLECRRKIDHPCWQEIRDKVRQIDVLLGSSISRPPRWNDMERHLYYAESHDLRDIVCIDWPSVKAGLTQSLYSSNEPIPVQVEDLDDLVASKPSGSVLTKLKWEKLSYEDFERLVFNLVSSEQIYENPQWLMHTNAPDRGRDLSVYKVYQDRLSGISRKRVIIQCRHWLKSSVSKNNISVLKEEVKLWEPPRIDILVIATTGRFTADAVSLIEKHNQSDSAMVIEMWPESNLERVLASHPALVAEFGLR, encoded by the coding sequence ATGAGTGATTTAGATAAAGCATTACGTGAATTTGAAGCTGTTGAAGCTAATTTATCTAAGATTGAAAAATGTTGGAATATCTTGGACAAGCAAGTTGCCCGAGGAATTGTATTTGGGATTAATACAGTTTATGAAGATGCTTGCCGCTTTTATCGACATCTACTCAGTGGTTTACCACTAATTAATGGCTGGCAACCCACAACCCTTCCTTTAGAATTGGATGATATTGCTCAATCCCGCTCACATGCTTTGGAATTGAGAGAAGTTTCAATTGAAATAGAAGTAAGGCATAGAGTAGAAAGGCTTGGTAAAGAATTACGAAAATATAGATTTCTTTTTGATAAAAAACGACGGCAACTTGTTCAAAACATAATTATTCAGACTTGTAATGAAATCGATCATCTACTTGACCAACTTCAAGTGATTTTTCCTATTGACGAAACCAGCCTTGAATGCCGTAGGAAAATTGATCATCCATGCTGGCAGGAAATACGAGATAAAGTTCGACAGATTGATGTCTTACTGGGTAGTAGTATTTCACGTCCTCCACGTTGGAATGATATGGAACGGCATTTATATTATGCAGAAAGTCATGATTTGAGGGACATTGTTTGTATAGATTGGCCATCGGTGAAAGCAGGACTTACTCAGTCTCTATATTCTTCAAATGAGCCCATTCCAGTGCAGGTTGAAGATCTAGATGATTTAGTAGCGTCCAAACCGTCTGGTTCTGTTTTAACAAAGTTGAAATGGGAAAAATTATCTTATGAAGATTTTGAGCGTTTAGTTTTCAATCTAGTCTCTTCGGAACAAATTTATGAAAATCCTCAATGGTTGATGCATACTAATGCACCTGACCGAGGTCGTGATCTTTCAGTATACAAGGTTTATCAAGATAGATTAAGTGGAATATCTCGTAAGCGAGTTATTATTCAGTGTAGGCATTGGCTTAAAAGTAGTGTATCAAAAAATAATATTAGTGTACTGAAAGAGGAAGTAAAGCTTTGGGAACCACCAAGAATTGATATTTTAGTAATTGCCACTACAGGTCGCTTTACAGCCGATGCTGTCAGTCTTATAGAGAAGCATAATCAATCGGATTCTGCTATGGTGATAGAAATGTGGCCAGAAAGTAATCTTGAAAGAGTATTAGCTTCACATCCTGCACTTGTTGCTGAGTTTGGTTTGCGTTAA
- a CDS encoding DNA binding domain protein, excisionase family (TIGRFAM: DNA binding domain, excisionase family~InterPro IPR010093~KEGG: acr:Acry_3279 DNA binding domain-containing protein~SPTR: DNA binding domain, excisionase family protein;~TIGRFAM: DNA binding domain protein, excisionase family) encodes MPFTKRAEQGKNKLVKKEKHNINEPDLELQKDSQSVIVICRDEYMTIGETADFLNVSPSYLNQILKNRELSYIKIGKRRKIKTKDVVQYQQIRDKKRNRLLNSFSQGLKEDGLYEYA; translated from the coding sequence ATGCCATTTACAAAAAGAGCAGAGCAAGGAAAAAATAAACTTGTTAAAAAAGAAAAACATAACATTAATGAGCCAGATTTAGAATTGCAAAAAGATTCTCAATCAGTGATTGTCATTTGTCGTGATGAATATATGACTATAGGGGAGACAGCAGATTTTCTTAACGTTTCACCCAGTTATCTCAATCAAATATTAAAAAATCGGGAGCTTTCTTATATAAAAATTGGTAAGAGACGTAAAATCAAAACCAAAGATGTAGTACAGTATCAGCAAATCAGAGACAAAAAGCGTAATCGTTTATTGAACAGTTTTTCACAAGGGCTAAAAGAAGATGGATTATATGAATATGCTTAG
- a CDS encoding MscS Mechanosensitive ion channel (PFAM: Mechanosensitive ion channel~COGs: COG3264 Small-conductance mechanosensitive channel~InterPro IPR006685~KEGG: cyt:cce_2980 hypothetical protein~PFAM: MscS Mechanosensitive ion channel~SPTR: Putative uncharacterized protein), translating into MNSLNVALIIRLLTPISIFVLIVVLGLVVENRLKSIAKNVETKPNIGQYSFVLTSFNNIIFIWSIVGAIALILPMLDLPNSVNTLVETILIVVALGAATILASRLAVSIIQAYSLKNESTVSLSSLFEYLTKVIIYSTGFLIIIQSIGVEITALITAFGVGSLSIGLAFQNTLSNLISGVNIILARKIRVGDYIRIRQGEEGYVIDVELRYTIVKDIFNNITVIPNSQVINGSFKNYTLEDTSMLLPIEIGISYDSDLDQVEKITLETAKYVLENTKGGDKEYEPFMRYEKFDPFAIKFIVYLKINEYFDKLIITHEFIKNLYKNYQQENINIAYPITNNFLSPDTFMEQKKINVEPRKSTNN; encoded by the coding sequence GTGAACTCTCTAAATGTAGCTTTAATTATTAGACTATTGACACCTATCTCAATTTTTGTCCTGATTGTTGTTTTAGGTTTAGTAGTAGAAAATAGACTGAAAAGTATTGCCAAAAATGTGGAAACTAAACCCAATATTGGGCAATATAGTTTTGTTTTAACTTCTTTTAATAATATTATCTTTATATGGTCTATTGTAGGGGCGATCGCCCTTATATTGCCCATGCTCGATCTACCAAATTCAGTTAATACCTTGGTAGAAACGATCTTAATTGTAGTCGCCTTGGGCGCTGCTACCATCCTCGCCTCCCGTCTAGCGGTTAGTATAATACAAGCCTATAGCCTCAAAAACGAAAGCACCGTATCCCTTAGCTCCTTATTTGAATACTTAACCAAAGTAATTATTTATAGTACAGGGTTTTTAATAATTATCCAATCCATCGGTGTAGAAATTACTGCCCTGATAACCGCCTTTGGGGTAGGTAGTTTGTCCATCGGTTTAGCCTTTCAAAATACCCTCAGTAACCTGATTTCAGGGGTAAATATTATCCTTGCCAGAAAAATTAGGGTCGGGGATTATATCCGAATCAGACAAGGAGAAGAAGGCTATGTCATAGACGTGGAATTACGTTATACCATCGTCAAAGACATTTTCAACAATATTACTGTCATACCTAATAGTCAAGTTATCAACGGTAGTTTCAAAAATTACACCCTAGAAGATACCTCCATGTTATTACCCATCGAAATTGGTATTAGCTATGATAGTGACTTGGATCAAGTAGAAAAAATAACCCTAGAAACCGCTAAATATGTATTGGAAAACACCAAAGGAGGTGATAAAGAATATGAACCTTTTATGAGATATGAGAAATTTGATCCCTTTGCTATCAAATTTATAGTTTATCTAAAAATTAATGAATACTTTGATAAACTAATTATCACCCATGAATTTATTAAAAACCTTTATAAAAATTATCAACAGGAAAACATCAATATTGCTTACCCTATTACTAATAACTTTCTAAGTCCAGATACTTTTATGGAACAAAAGAAAATAAATGTGGAACCTAGAAAAAGCACAAACAATTAA
- a CDS encoding hypothetical protein (COGs: COG4222 conserved hypothetical protein~KEGG: cyp:PCC8801_3472 hypothetical protein~SPTR: Putative uncharacterized protein), with protein MFNKLLKFIVLIGLICGFLFINNQAVFAQERVFLDLSLEYLDSYELTTQDFENTRVGGFSGITYDKQKDLFYVISDDRSRLAPARFYTLKMSLANNKIAQVNIEGVTLLKDRGGEVYAQDTIDPEAIALSPRNSVFISSEGISHLGVAPFINEYDLEGNLLSEVPIPKRYIYDGEEGKGVQDNYGFESLTIKANGTMPQDPFRLFTATELALSQDFNDDMPETLLRSRMMHYVVNPFGQPVLISENLYPVNKADFGVIFNGLSDIYALPEEGYLLALERNLGLRGFGAKIFQIVMANATDIYAENSLAGNIDNINPVKKKLVLNLKDLNIDLDNLEGITFGPRLADGSQSLILVSDNNFTPTREKTQFLLFKLSKT; from the coding sequence ATGTTTAATAAACTTTTAAAATTTATCGTTTTAATTGGCTTAATATGTGGCTTTTTATTTATTAATAATCAAGCTGTTTTTGCTCAAGAAAGGGTATTTTTAGATCTATCTTTAGAATATTTAGATAGTTATGAATTAACAACCCAAGATTTTGAAAATACTAGGGTGGGGGGATTTTCAGGTATTACTTATGATAAACAAAAAGATTTATTTTATGTAATTTCTGATGATCGTTCCCGTCTTGCTCCTGCTCGTTTTTATACCCTAAAAATGAGCTTGGCAAATAATAAAATTGCTCAGGTTAATATTGAAGGGGTGACATTGTTAAAAGACAGGGGAGGGGAAGTATATGCTCAGGATACCATTGATCCCGAGGCGATCGCCCTTAGCCCTAGAAATAGCGTTTTCATCTCCAGTGAAGGCATCAGTCATTTGGGGGTTGCCCCTTTTATCAATGAGTATGATTTGGAAGGGAATTTACTCTCTGAAGTACCCATCCCCAAAAGATATATCTATGATGGGGAAGAAGGCAAGGGAGTTCAAGATAATTATGGTTTTGAATCTTTGACCATCAAAGCTAATGGTACCATGCCCCAAGATCCTTTCCGACTATTTACCGCCACAGAATTAGCCCTTAGCCAAGATTTTAACGATGATATGCCCGAAACTTTATTGCGTAGTCGGATGATGCACTATGTTGTCAATCCTTTTGGGCAACCTGTGTTAATTTCTGAAAATTTATACCCTGTTAATAAAGCAGATTTTGGCGTAATTTTTAATGGTTTAAGTGATATATATGCCCTGCCAGAAGAAGGTTATTTATTAGCTTTGGAAAGGAATTTAGGTTTAAGGGGTTTTGGAGCAAAAATATTTCAAATAGTTATGGCAAATGCCACCGATATTTATGCTGAAAATAGTTTGGCTGGAAACATTGATAATATTAATCCAGTTAAGAAAAAGTTAGTCTTAAATTTGAAGGATTTAAACATAGATTTAGATAACCTAGAGGGGATAACTTTTGGTCCGAGATTAGCTGATGGTAGCCAAAGTTTAATTTTAGTTAGTGATAATAATTTCACTCCTACAAGGGAGAAAACCCAGTTTTTATTGTTTAAGTTATCTAAAACTTGA
- a CDS encoding hypothetical protein (PFAM: Protein of unknown function (DUF3352)~KEGG: cyc:PCC7424_1390 hypothetical protein~SPTR: Putative uncharacterized protein), with protein sequence MKKLILVLGAIALIAVISIITVNQKFNNYLARGGVNNNPEGTIFVSRQSPLMVSLLVNPEKLSAISGVLPLNGEQKKVFQAVEQLRTKLLNKVQVDDVQELKNWLGDEITLAVTSLDLDKNRDNGAQPGYLLVVKNKDSSLAREFLQNYYAKQAVSTEAKLIFDDYQGVNIVYQKPLGDNPTIQRVAAAVIADYVLFANDLSVLKEAINNAQAINLNLEHYQPYQKAIATITKPKVSLAYINIPSTSAWITNQPLPEEDLIEQTLTLSLAVNEKGLIASTALSGVAGEENQAPSLDTPPHALNYIPQNSIFAASGIKLDQFWQQVSDGLKTNSPLQQIINQSLNPLQKSSGLNFGEDIFPQVTGEYALSLSVDEMTKQLNWLFVNETQNESLSSNLDDIAQSRGLSVGDLPLASNTITAWTKLVTTSENSFAKLEAQVKGVHAEVKPYEIITNSVDVLSDILANPAQNLLHNSEFQSTIKALPSENDGYLYVQWQNLEPYLNRKFPIVKVMELGFKPLFDNLQSLTITSEGSQDGVRQATVFLNLVAE encoded by the coding sequence ATGAAAAAATTAATTCTTGTACTAGGTGCGATCGCACTTATTGCCGTTATTAGTATCATTACCGTTAACCAGAAATTTAACAACTACCTCGCAAGGGGAGGAGTAAACAACAATCCCGAAGGTACAATTTTTGTATCCCGTCAATCACCCCTGATGGTGTCACTGTTAGTAAACCCCGAAAAACTAAGTGCCATTAGTGGAGTATTACCCCTCAATGGGGAACAAAAAAAAGTCTTTCAAGCCGTGGAACAACTGAGAACAAAATTACTCAATAAAGTTCAGGTGGATGATGTGCAAGAATTAAAAAACTGGTTAGGGGATGAAATCACCCTCGCTGTCACCTCCCTAGACTTAGACAAAAATCGAGATAATGGCGCTCAACCCGGTTACTTATTAGTAGTCAAAAACAAAGATTCGAGCTTGGCAAGGGAATTTTTACAAAACTATTACGCCAAACAAGCGGTTTCCACCGAAGCCAAATTAATTTTTGACGACTATCAGGGAGTTAATATCGTTTATCAAAAACCCCTCGGAGATAATCCCACTATTCAAAGGGTAGCCGCCGCCGTCATTGCTGACTATGTTTTATTTGCCAATGATTTAAGCGTTTTAAAAGAAGCCATTAACAATGCCCAAGCCATTAACCTCAATCTTGAACATTATCAACCCTATCAAAAAGCCATTGCCACCATTACCAAACCAAAAGTAAGCCTCGCTTATATTAATATTCCCTCCACCTCCGCTTGGATTACCAATCAACCCCTCCCAGAAGAAGATTTAATCGAACAAACTTTAACCCTTTCTCTGGCTGTTAACGAAAAAGGTTTAATCGCCTCCACCGCCCTTTCTGGAGTGGCAGGGGAAGAAAATCAAGCCCCATCCCTAGACACTCCCCCCCATGCCCTTAACTATATTCCCCAAAATAGTATTTTTGCCGCTAGTGGTATTAAGTTGGATCAATTTTGGCAACAAGTCAGTGATGGTTTAAAAACCAATAGCCCATTACAACAAATTATTAACCAAAGTCTTAACCCTCTCCAAAAATCTAGTGGTTTGAACTTTGGAGAGGATATATTTCCCCAGGTTACGGGAGAATATGCCCTTTCTTTGTCGGTGGATGAGATGACAAAACAACTTAATTGGTTATTTGTGAATGAGACTCAAAACGAATCCTTGAGTAGTAATCTTGATGATATTGCCCAAAGTCGGGGTTTGAGTGTGGGTGATTTACCCCTTGCGAGTAATACCATTACGGCATGGACAAAGTTGGTAACGACTTCTGAAAATAGCTTTGCTAAATTGGAGGCACAGGTAAAAGGAGTTCATGCGGAGGTAAAACCCTATGAGATTATTACTAATTCGGTGGATGTTTTGAGTGATATTTTGGCAAATCCTGCTCAAAATTTGTTACATAATTCTGAGTTTCAATCTACTATTAAGGCATTACCATCAGAAAATGATGGTTATTTATATGTACAGTGGCAAAATTTAGAACCTTATTTAAATCGTAAATTTCCCATTGTTAAAGTTATGGAATTGGGCTTTAAGCCTTTGTTTGATAATCTTCAATCCCTCACTATCACCAGTGAAGGTTCACAAGATGGAGTTAGACAAGCAACGGTTTTTCTAAATTTGGTCGCTGAATAA